In Harmonia axyridis chromosome X, icHarAxyr1.1, whole genome shotgun sequence, a single window of DNA contains:
- the LOC123685742 gene encoding venom protease-like, whose protein sequence is MEIFYSVSFVIVFSVFFGQSNGQEGVFCETPNQEPGACISIYQCAPLLNLLKTQSRNPEAVAFLRNSVCFRNGNVPIVCCPTQRVRTPNPFLNPDPSPSTNNAIDPVTDNPYNPPITPSTTSGKLLRKPDCGFSNETNSRIVGGIPAKLGEFPWMVILGYRNSKNPSVPKWLCGASLISYRHVLTAGHCVHGRSDLYLARIGDLDLYSDNDGASPEDILLESAKVHEDYSPVKFTNDIAILKLSKSVTHPSIWPICLPVEDRLRNRDYVRAQPVVAGWGSTNFNGPSSTTLLEVAVPVVTTDECRRAYSKQNSVIDERVLCAGFARGGKDSCKGDSGGPLMFIESEANNVRITQIGVVSYGFRCAEAGYPGVYTRVTNFLDWIERNMK, encoded by the exons AGGGTGTTTTCTGCGAAACTCCAAACCAAGAACCAGGTGCTTGCATAAGCATATACCAATGCGCTCCCTTACTGAACCTGCTAAAGACTCAATCAAGGAACCCAGAAGCAGTAGCCTTTCTCAGAAATTCCGTTTGTTTTCGTAATGGTAATGTTCCAATAGTTTGTTGTCCAACTCAAAGGGTGCGAACGCCAAATCCATTCTTGAATCCTGATCCCTCACCTTCTACCAACAATGCAATCGATCCAGTTACTGATAATCCTTACAATCCACCAATAACTCCTTCGACAACATCAGGAAAACTATTGAGAAAACCTGACTGTGGTTTCAGCAACGAAACCAACTCTAGGATTGTGGGCGGTATTCCTGCCAAGCTAG GAGAATTCCCATGGATGGTTATTTTGGGGTACAGAAATAGCAAAAATCCTTCTGTACCAAAATGGTTGTGTGGTGCTTCACTGATTTCATACAGGCACGTTCTGACCGCTGGCCACTGCGTTCATGGAAGATCTGATCT ATATTTGGCTAGAATAGGAGATCTTGACCTATATTCTGACAACGATGGAGCATCACCTGAAGATATTCTTCTCGAAAGTGCAAAGGTACATGAAGATTACAGTCCGGTCAAGTTCACAAATGACATTGCTATTTTGAAACTTTCCAAAAGTGTCACACATC CTTCGATTTGGCCAATCTGTTTACCTGTAGAAGATAGACTTAGAAACAGAGATTACGTCAGGGCACAGCCTGTAGTTGCTGGTTGGGGTAGTACAAATTTTA atggtcCATCAAGTACCACACTTCTCGAAGTTGCAGTACCTGTGGTAACCACAGATGAATGTAGAAGAGCTTACAGTAAGCAGAATTCAGTAATAGACGAAAGGGTGCTATGCGCTGGATTTGCAAGGGGTGGAAAAGATTCTTGTAAGGGAGACTCAGGTGGACCATTGATGTTCATCGAGAGTGAAGCTAACAATGTTCGAATAACGCAAATTGGGGTTGTTTCCTACGGTTTCCGATGTGCAGAAGCTGGTTATCCAGGAGTGTACACCAGAGTTACAAATTTCTTGGACTGGATAGAGCGCAACATGAAATGA